One Portunus trituberculatus isolate SZX2019 chromosome 42, ASM1759143v1, whole genome shotgun sequence DNA window includes the following coding sequences:
- the LOC123517630 gene encoding uncharacterized protein LOC123517630, producing MAVLGQTNDNVLQASLANVLSTASLASLVNLPTYSIFSPSWATPATHKAVMALLDICFKVPRRPLLFDEYGAQSKLTIPVAPLAKKKAYTTSAAQKEHFSVVNGSTVTPPPPPPLQVYVGRISAVHLDIVVLY from the exons ATGGCCGTGCTGGGGCAAACCAACGATAATGTACTCCAGGCTTCATTAGCAAATGTCCTAAG TACCGCTTCCTTGGCATCCTTGGTTAATCTACCTACCTACAGTATATTTTCTCCGAGTTG GGCAACACCGGCGACCCACAAAGCAGTCATGGCTTTACTGGATATCTGCTTCAAGGTGCCAAGGCGGCCTTTATTATTTGATGAATATGGTGCTCAGTCCAAGCTCACAATACCCGTAGCTCCTCTAGCGAAAAAAAAGGCTTACACCACATCAGCTGCTCAAAAAG aacaTTTCTCCGTAGTTAATGGTAGCAccgtaactcctcctcctccgcctcctcttcaaGTATATGTCGGACGAATTTCAGCCGTACACTTGGATATTGTCGTTTTATATTAA